A genomic window from Desulfatiglans sp. includes:
- a CDS encoding pyridoxal phosphate-dependent aminotransferase — MSASKKIQAAITQASWIRKMFEEGAKRKAIYGADKVFDFSIGNPNIEPPSEFKEIMKELINDTCKGQHCYMSNAGYEDTRNIVAEYLSTQHKKIFSRDDIVMTVGAGGALNIILKAILDPSDEVIIPTPCFMEYRFYVDNHQGIPKFVTSKPDFSIDLDAIKNAMTDKTKAVLINSPNNPTGRVYPREELDALASLLKEYSEKKGETINLISDEPYKKIIFDGIKVPSIFEVYKDSFIATSFSKDLSLPGERIGYAALNPDMDDRVTVSSALVLANRILGFVNAPALMQRVINRLLNVSIDVSIYQKKRDLLCDGLASLGYEFFRPQGAFYLFPKSPIKDDIAFVSALKDENILTVPGTGCGGPGHFRIAYCVSDETIINSMPGFERAIKKFK; from the coding sequence ATGTCAGCTTCAAAGAAGATACAGGCCGCTATAACGCAGGCATCATGGATAAGAAAGATGTTTGAAGAGGGGGCAAAGAGAAAGGCCATTTATGGTGCAGATAAGGTCTTTGACTTCAGCATAGGAAACCCGAATATTGAACCGCCTTCAGAATTTAAAGAGATAATGAAGGAACTCATAAATGATACCTGCAAGGGGCAGCACTGCTACATGTCAAACGCAGGTTATGAAGATACCAGAAACATTGTTGCGGAATACCTCTCCACGCAACATAAAAAGATATTCTCCCGTGACGATATAGTGATGACAGTGGGTGCTGGCGGGGCGCTCAATATAATACTCAAGGCCATCCTTGATCCGAGCGATGAGGTAATAATACCTACCCCATGTTTTATGGAATACAGGTTTTATGTTGATAACCACCAGGGCATTCCAAAGTTTGTAACAAGCAAACCTGATTTTTCCATTGATCTTGATGCCATTAAAAATGCAATGACAGATAAAACAAAGGCAGTACTGATCAATTCGCCCAACAACCCCACAGGAAGAGTCTATCCGAGGGAGGAGCTGGATGCCCTTGCCTCGCTTCTAAAAGAATACAGTGAAAAAAAGGGAGAGACTATTAATCTTATTTCTGATGAACCCTATAAAAAGATCATCTTTGATGGCATAAAGGTGCCGAGCATATTCGAGGTGTACAAGGATAGTTTTATTGCCACCTCCTTTTCAAAGGACCTCTCCCTTCCCGGTGAAAGGATAGGTTATGCCGCCCTTAACCCTGATATGGATGACAGAGTAACTGTATCGTCAGCCCTTGTCCTTGCCAACAGGATACTTGGTTTTGTTAATGCCCCTGCCCTTATGCAGAGGGTGATTAACAGGCTTTTAAATGTGAGCATAGATGTGAGTATATACCAGAAAAAAAGGGATCTCCTGTGCGATGGCCTTGCCTCACTTGGTTATGAATTTTTCAGGCCCCAGGGAGCCTTTTATCTCTTCCCGAAAAGTCCGATAAAAGATGATATTGCATTTGTATCTGCGCTCAAGGATGAGAACATACTCACAGTACCTGGCACAGGTTGTGGAGGGCCTGGCCATTTCAGGATAGCCTATTGCGTTTCCGATGAAACAATAATAAACTCCATGCCAGGCTTTGAAAGGGCAATAAAGAAGTTCAAATAA
- the yedF gene encoding sulfurtransferase-like selenium metabolism protein YedF, which translates to MKEIDCRGLNCPAPVLKTKEAIEKAGLTGITVIVDNEVAKQNVSRFLQTKNFSPSVREEGSNFYISGSLEKESMSHDDTLPQKEVGTYRIFLMITSDCMGHGDDELGKRLMVNFIKTVKEMDNLWQIVFMNGGVKLTLDTSDAYEALLNLEGNGVRILSCGTCLSHFNLLDKKRAGETTNMLDVVTAMQVADKVITV; encoded by the coding sequence ATGAAAGAGATAGATTGCAGAGGATTAAACTGCCCTGCCCCGGTGCTTAAGACAAAAGAGGCCATTGAAAAGGCGGGTTTAACCGGAATAACAGTAATAGTGGATAATGAAGTTGCCAAACAGAATGTTTCAAGATTCCTTCAGACCAAAAACTTTTCACCATCCGTGCGTGAAGAGGGGAGCAATTTTTATATTTCAGGTTCCCTGGAAAAAGAGTCAATGAGTCATGATGATACTCTACCCCAAAAAGAGGTTGGAACCTATAGGATATTTCTGATGATAACCTCCGATTGCATGGGACATGGAGATGATGAGCTGGGTAAAAGGCTCATGGTAAACTTTATCAAGACCGTAAAAGAGATGGATAATCTGTGGCAGATAGTCTTTATGAACGGTGGTGTCAAACTTACGCTCGACACATCTGATGCCTATGAAGCTCTCCTGAACCTTGAGGGAAATGGGGTACGCATACTATCCTGCGGGACATGTCTTTCGCACTTTAACCTTCTTGATAAAAAAAGGGCTGGAGAGACCACCAATATGCTGGATGTAGTAACAGCTATGCAGGTGGCGGATAAGGTGATAACGGTGTAA
- a CDS encoding FHA domain-containing protein — translation MAKLFIFSGYGHNQSFELVGSSVNIGRSEDNDIQISDMSVSRTHLNIMEKDGSFFVKDLNSQNGTYVNGTRINPDEYYEIKENCPIVIGMTLICIGKMCPDHIRSFLGSLNSHSGREELDPGATTFFRPFTDIKNRELITNINNVFHVASDVDEVAGRLLDHILNHFLRVDRVVIILCTENSSGKMVETVISRSRSGKEKQEGGFSRMIVDRVISSRTPLIVPNVTNEKELELSGTLKLLKIGSVMCAPIIKDNRLMGVLYIDSHEKPYGFRDDDLALITELGSLTAKSIEPFLANDTGR, via the coding sequence ATGGCAAAATTGTTTATATTTTCTGGGTATGGACATAACCAGTCTTTTGAGCTTGTTGGAAGCAGTGTCAATATCGGGCGTTCAGAGGATAATGACATACAGATATCAGATATGTCTGTTTCCCGAACCCATCTCAATATCATGGAAAAGGACGGCAGTTTTTTCGTAAAGGACCTTAACAGCCAGAATGGGACATATGTGAATGGCACCCGGATAAACCCTGATGAATATTATGAGATAAAGGAAAACTGTCCTATTGTAATAGGCATGACACTCATATGCATTGGAAAGATGTGCCCTGACCATATCAGGTCATTTCTGGGGTCATTAAATAGCCACTCAGGTAGGGAGGAATTAGACCCTGGCGCCACCACCTTTTTCAGGCCATTCACAGATATCAAGAACAGGGAGCTGATCACAAACATAAATAATGTATTTCATGTTGCATCAGATGTTGACGAGGTAGCAGGAAGGCTCCTTGACCACATACTCAACCATTTTCTGAGGGTTGACAGGGTTGTGATTATTCTTTGCACTGAAAACTCAAGCGGCAAAATGGTGGAGACGGTTATCTCAAGATCAAGGTCAGGGAAAGAGAAGCAGGAGGGTGGATTCAGCAGGATGATCGTTGACAGGGTGATCTCCAGCAGGACACCCCTTATAGTCCCCAATGTGACAAATGAAAAGGAGCTTGAGCTGTCAGGCACCCTGAAACTTTTAAAGATCGGTTCTGTCATGTGCGCCCCTATAATAAAGGATAACAGGCTTATGGGGGTTCTTTATATAGATTCCCATGAAAAGCCTTACGGGTTCAGGGATGATGACCTGGCCCTTATCACGGAGCTTGGTTCTCTCACAGCAAAATCCATAGAGCCCTTTCTTGCTAATGATACAGGCAGGTGA
- the mtaB gene encoding tRNA (N(6)-L-threonylcarbamoyladenosine(37)-C(2))-methylthiotransferase MtaB — MSKRYKIITLGCKVNQCETASIQERLASEGYQPTEDSLRANIIIVNTCIVTQRASYQSRQAIRRAIKENPSARIAVVGCYPQVFPEELKKIEGIHLLAGNTDKPGIVDILINPDPAPLNSGHVRGASEKNLFDTPPAKRFMERTRAFLKVQDGCDSFCSYCIVPYARGPIKSMKNDDVIRAISAFEQEGYKEIVLTGIHLGKYGKEISGKSELVPLLRLIARQNPSVRVRLSSLEPGEIADELIEMVASEPWLCRHFHIPLQSGDKEILKRMNRHYTPDYYQRLVARIHAAIPDAAIGADIITGFPGEDKKAFNNGYSLIEDSPISYLHVFPFSPRKGTPAAGFKEQVDTEIIKERARQLRELGKKKKNLFYRSFIGKELTVLTEGWESEQDKTIKGLTDNYIKIVTHSEKPIRNEFIRVTAERVHRDYLVGIKINN; from the coding sequence TTGAGTAAAAGGTATAAGATTATAACCCTGGGCTGCAAGGTCAACCAGTGTGAAACAGCCTCCATCCAGGAAAGACTTGCCTCGGAAGGTTACCAGCCAACAGAAGATTCTTTGAGAGCCAATATCATTATTGTAAACACCTGCATTGTAACACAGAGGGCATCATACCAGTCACGGCAGGCCATAAGAAGGGCCATTAAGGAGAACCCTAGTGCAAGGATTGCTGTTGTGGGCTGTTACCCGCAGGTCTTCCCGGAAGAGCTGAAGAAGATAGAGGGCATACATCTGCTTGCAGGTAACACTGACAAGCCTGGTATTGTCGATATCCTCATCAACCCCGATCCTGCCCCTTTAAATTCAGGCCATGTAAGAGGTGCCAGCGAAAAAAACCTCTTTGACACACCACCGGCAAAGAGGTTCATGGAGCGCACAAGGGCCTTTCTCAAGGTGCAGGACGGGTGTGACTCCTTTTGCAGCTACTGCATTGTCCCCTATGCGCGCGGCCCGATTAAAAGCATGAAGAATGATGATGTAATAAGAGCAATCAGCGCATTTGAGCAGGAGGGTTACAAAGAGATTGTGCTCACTGGCATACACCTTGGAAAATATGGAAAAGAGATCTCAGGGAAATCAGAGCTTGTCCCGCTATTAAGGCTGATAGCAAGGCAGAATCCATCTGTAAGGGTAAGGCTGAGTTCCCTTGAACCGGGGGAGATCGCCGATGAACTGATAGAAATGGTGGCCAGTGAGCCCTGGCTCTGCCGCCATTTCCATATACCCCTCCAGAGCGGTGACAAAGAAATACTGAAGAGAATGAACCGCCATTACACCCCTGACTATTATCAGCGGCTTGTTGCAAGAATACATGCGGCCATCCCTGATGCCGCAATAGGCGCGGATATTATTACCGGTTTTCCAGGTGAAGATAAGAAAGCATTTAACAATGGTTATTCGCTCATAGAAGACTCACCCATATCATATCTGCATGTATTCCCCTTTTCCCCCAGAAAGGGTACGCCCGCAGCTGGTTTTAAAGAACAGGTAGATACAGAAATAATAAAAGAAAGGGCCAGGCAATTAAGGGAGCTTGGTAAAAAAAAGAAAAACCTGTTCTATCGGTCATTCATAGGCAAGGAGCTGACCGTGCTTACCGAGGGGTGGGAGTCCGAACAGGATAAGACCATAAAGGGGTTGACCGATAACTACATCAAGATAGTGACTCATTCTGAAAAACCGATCAGGAATGAATTTATCAGGGTAACAGCAGAAAGGGTTCACAGGGATTATCTTGTAGGAATAAAAATTAATAATTAA
- a CDS encoding peptidylprolyl isomerase, producing MANKTDYKEELDRAVAIFDTNMGTFEIELFIKECPETVWNFINLAEGRQETSRKGNFYDKLTFHRVIDEFMIQGGCPIGNGTGGPGYTFKDEFNPALKHDSAGILSMANAGPNTNGSQFFITLDPTPHLDNRHTVFGKVIKGMEVVQNIGKIETGQNDRPRKAVIINTVTIERNPQA from the coding sequence ATGGCAAACAAAACAGATTACAAAGAGGAATTAGACAGGGCGGTGGCGATATTTGACACCAACATGGGCACATTTGAGATCGAACTATTTATTAAGGAATGCCCCGAAACAGTATGGAATTTTATCAACCTTGCAGAGGGCAGGCAGGAGACCTCACGCAAGGGTAACTTCTATGACAAACTCACATTCCACAGGGTTATTGATGAATTCATGATCCAGGGCGGATGCCCCATAGGTAATGGCACCGGCGGACCAGGATATACATTCAAGGATGAATTCAACCCCGCGTTAAAGCATGATAGCGCAGGTATACTTTCCATGGCAAACGCTGGACCGAACACAAACGGAAGCCAGTTTTTTATTACCCTTGATCCCACACCTCACCTGGATAACCGCCATACGGTTTTTGGAAAGGTTATAAAAGGGATGGAAGTTGTTCAAAATATTGGCAAGATTGAAACCGGGCAGAATGACCGACCAAGAAAAGCGGTAATTATCAACACCGTGACAATAGAACGCAACCCGCAGGCGTAA
- a CDS encoding DUF1566 domain-containing protein produces the protein MKKIFHSFIILCCLLVANIANATLWNRGGGLVYDDVLDITWLQNTNLGAGSLYDNGDSATDGRMTWSNAVAWAENLVYYDSTRGVYLDNWRLPNIEPVNGLSWNPSFSYDGSTDFSFNILSENSEMAYMYHSNLGNLSYYDLQGNTQDNYGLKNTYIFQELQPYAYWSSVWGSADEGWGGAPLGFHFENGLQDEGYKGNQNYAWAVRDGDVSPVPEPATIYLLGSAILGLAGVRRKLRNS, from the coding sequence ATGAAAAAAATATTTCACTCTTTTATTATTTTATGCTGTCTTCTTGTGGCTAACATTGCCAATGCAACTCTTTGGAATCGTGGAGGAGGATTGGTTTACGATGATGTATTAGACATCACATGGCTACAAAATACGAATTTGGGAGCAGGATCACTTTATGACAATGGTGATTCGGCTACTGACGGTCGGATGACTTGGTCTAATGCTGTGGCATGGGCTGAAAATTTAGTTTATTATGATTCAACCCGAGGGGTCTATTTAGATAACTGGAGATTGCCAAATATAGAACCAGTAAATGGCCTCTCGTGGAATCCAAGTTTCAGCTATGATGGTTCTACTGATTTCTCATTTAATATCTTAAGTGAAAATAGTGAAATGGCATATATGTATCATTCCAATCTCGGAAATTTAAGCTATTATGACTTACAGGGGAATACCCAGGATAACTATGGTTTGAAAAATACTTATATTTTTCAAGAGTTACAGCCATATGCCTACTGGTCCAGTGTTTGGGGATCTGCTGATGAAGGGTGGGGAGGAGCACCTTTAGGTTTTCATTTTGAAAACGGATTGCAAGATGAGGGATACAAAGGGAATCAAAATTATGCTTGGGCAGTTCGTGATGGTGATGTCTCCCCTGTACCTGAACCAGCAACAATTTACCTTTTAGGTTCAGCGATATTGGGGCTAGCAGGGGTCAGGCGTAAATTGCGTAATTCATGA
- a CDS encoding 4Fe-4S binding protein: MYSKMLSLRFPVEVVNEPIVVNLVKDFYLSFNILKATVYPRKEGLMVLELSGHKSNYLKGIKYLKGLGIDVKSIGHDVRRDETKCFQCGACTAVCPTGALYIKRPQMEVIFDNSKCSACELCVAACPAKAMEVNFDRSLLE, encoded by the coding sequence ATGTATTCAAAAATGTTATCTTTGAGATTCCCTGTAGAGGTGGTTAATGAACCCATTGTTGTAAATCTGGTCAAAGATTTTTATCTCTCCTTCAATATATTAAAGGCCACTGTCTACCCCAGAAAAGAGGGGTTAATGGTGCTTGAACTATCCGGCCACAAGAGCAACTATCTGAAGGGTATCAAATACCTCAAAGGCCTGGGCATAGATGTAAAAAGCATTGGTCATGATGTCAGGAGGGATGAAACAAAATGTTTCCAGTGCGGGGCCTGCACAGCAGTATGCCCGACCGGCGCGCTCTATATAAAACGACCCCAGATGGAGGTAATCTTTGACAACAGCAAGTGCAGCGCCTGTGAACTCTGTGTTGCAGCATGCCCGGCAAAGGCCATGGAGGTAAACTTTGACAGGAGCCTGCTTGAGTAA
- a CDS encoding RDD family protein — protein sequence MNYKQKIILSVMIAAIFLMLLFPPFHVIIKGTTLNKGYGLLFSPPKHADNLYASVNIGMLIVQWLAVLILGGLSLFIFDRDKIPSPKKDKKAENYSNIDESKKFFGGIYHPWRRFFARTLDISILGLGILFILSEFLRVISPDIVEYLQGYIGSPFILSVIIYIIWLPFEAAFISILGTTPFKWLFGIHVLTKSGAKLKFSKAFTRTYIVWAYGEGLGIPFLLIFTRLFFYYRLTKKGTTFWDNSVDSVVTHKSWGPLRIVTCTLAVIAILFAYSLLNTINNHKNNNSESFSQNIKAFSVAQESFYRHNSTYTDDINELSDYGYNAIDGVNIYVLHADEKCYYSRVYYNSRFKFHVYGPDLIIAEDDETHEKISDKLKNLDWIDRKKIAERAVEAVIRHNN from the coding sequence ATGAATTATAAACAAAAAATCATTCTCTCAGTAATGATTGCGGCTATTTTTCTTATGCTATTGTTCCCACCGTTTCATGTTATTATCAAAGGTACTACATTAAACAAGGGTTATGGATTACTCTTTTCACCACCTAAACATGCCGACAATTTATATGCATCAGTTAATATAGGTATGTTAATAGTTCAATGGTTAGCTGTTTTAATCCTGGGAGGTTTATCATTATTCATATTTGATAGAGACAAAATACCTTCCCCAAAGAAGGATAAAAAAGCTGAAAATTATTCCAATATTGATGAGAGTAAAAAATTTTTTGGGGGCATATATCATCCATGGCGAAGATTTTTTGCACGCACATTGGACATATCTATTCTTGGATTAGGTATTCTTTTTATTTTATCTGAATTTTTACGGGTTATCTCACCAGATATTGTAGAGTATTTACAGGGCTATATTGGAAGTCCTTTCATATTAAGTGTAATAATATATATCATATGGCTACCTTTTGAAGCAGCCTTTATTTCTATTCTGGGTACAACTCCGTTCAAGTGGCTTTTCGGTATCCATGTTTTAACGAAAAGCGGTGCGAAACTTAAGTTTTCGAAAGCATTTACACGCACGTACATTGTTTGGGCTTATGGTGAGGGCCTTGGTATTCCCTTCCTATTAATTTTCACCCGTTTATTTTTTTATTACCGACTCACAAAAAAAGGAACAACTTTTTGGGATAATTCTGTCGATTCAGTGGTAACGCATAAAAGTTGGGGGCCTTTACGAATAGTCACCTGCACACTCGCCGTTATCGCAATATTATTCGCTTATAGTTTATTGAATACGATCAATAATCACAAAAATAATAATTCCGAATCATTCTCCCAAAATATAAAAGCCTTTAGTGTGGCTCAAGAAAGTTTTTATCGCCACAATTCTACATATACAGATGATATTAACGAGTTATCAGACTATGGATATAATGCCATAGATGGTGTAAATATTTATGTACTTCATGCTGATGAAAAATGCTATTATTCTAGAGTCTATTATAATTCCAGATTTAAGTTTCATGTATACGGACCTGATCTTATAATAGCGGAAGATGATGAAACTCACGAAAAAATATCCGATAAATTAAAAAATCTGGACTGGATAGATAGAAAAAAAATTGCTGAAAGAGCAGTTGAAGCAGTTATTCGTCATAATAATTGA
- a CDS encoding HesA/MoeB/ThiF family protein has translation MPAKIILIKDITGQVEILPDQAGRDRRVIREEKAQGIAQRHNMSLYEVYLTALKMEILPYRYIRNLDSITLNDQLTLARSGVCIIGAGGLGGQIILLLARLGIGNMIIVDGDNFDETNLNRQALSSTDSLCRPKALVAKEAVAKINPAVNVTAYNERLTKNNAKEIFFSSQVIVDALDNIPDRFILETTAKKIGIPLVHGAVAGFIGQVMTIFPDDAGIRNIYDKDRGAIPPEKNPALKLGVPAVTPAIIASYQVMETIKILLDRKRQLRNTMLYLDASKSEARKLIFQKE, from the coding sequence ATGCCAGCAAAAATAATATTAATAAAGGATATAACCGGACAGGTTGAAATCCTTCCTGATCAGGCAGGCAGGGACAGGCGCGTTATCAGGGAAGAAAAAGCGCAGGGTATTGCCCAAAGGCATAATATGAGCCTTTATGAGGTTTATCTTACCGCACTTAAAATGGAAATCCTGCCATATCGATATATAAGAAACCTGGACTCTATCACCTTAAATGATCAGCTTACCCTTGCACGGTCAGGGGTGTGCATAATTGGCGCAGGGGGGTTGGGTGGCCAGATTATACTGCTGCTTGCAAGGCTCGGAATCGGCAACATGATAATTGTTGATGGCGATAATTTTGATGAAACAAACCTGAACCGGCAGGCATTAAGCAGCACGGACTCCCTTTGCAGACCAAAGGCACTGGTAGCAAAGGAAGCGGTTGCAAAAATAAACCCTGCTGTTAATGTTACAGCATATAACGAGCGGCTCACTAAGAATAATGCAAAGGAGATATTTTTTAGTTCACAGGTTATTGTTGATGCGCTGGACAATATCCCTGACCGATTTATACTTGAGACTACCGCTAAAAAGATAGGAATACCCCTTGTTCACGGGGCGGTAGCAGGGTTTATTGGCCAGGTCATGACAATCTTCCCGGATGATGCTGGTATTAGAAATATCTATGATAAAGACAGGGGAGCAATACCTCCTGAAAAGAATCCGGCCTTAAAACTGGGGGTACCAGCTGTAACACCTGCAATAATAGCCTCTTACCAGGTAATGGAGACAATAAAGATATTGCTTGATAGAAAAAGGCAGTTAAGAAATACCATGCTTTACCTTGATGCCTCAAAATCCGAAGCCAGAAAACTTATTTTTCAGAAGGAATAA
- a CDS encoding helix-turn-helix domain-containing protein translates to MERNSYLTIDEIAETLKVPKSWIYSRTRETGPDTIPRIKVGKYLRFEPDKVLQWIKDQNESE, encoded by the coding sequence ATGGAAAGAAATTCTTATCTCACAATCGACGAAATAGCAGAAACCTTAAAAGTGCCTAAGTCCTGGATTTATTCGCGCACAAGAGAAACTGGACCTGACACTATCCCAAGAATTAAAGTGGGAAAATACCTTCGTTTTGAACCTGATAAAGTATTGCAATGGATAAAAGATCAGAATGAATCAGAATAG
- a CDS encoding ribbon-helix-helix protein, CopG family: protein MGEKKIFSTRVDDDRIKDLKHLAVDTDKSLGELLEEAIEDIVKKYEKKIKK, encoded by the coding sequence ATGGGAGAAAAAAAAATATTCAGCACAAGAGTTGATGATGACCGCATCAAGGACTTAAAACACCTTGCTGTTGATACGGATAAGTCTTTAGGCGAATTACTTGAAGAAGCCATTGAAGATATCGTCAAGAAGTATGAGAAGAAAATAAAGAAATAA
- a CDS encoding site-specific integrase, protein MACIKKRRGRWVIDFYDQHGKRRWSTLKEGATKTEANKVMQDILKQVDHGSYLPDKKIPSFEKVAEQWLKNKKISLREHTFDAYECHVRRNLQPFFGTTKITWINYPSITKFISYETERGASIPHIKKSLIMLNGIMKYAVRQRYIDYNPVQDVEKPKGHSRYNESDEMDIFRPDEIRQLFDNTEGLKYKTLFMVAVMSGARQGEILGLKWADIDWYNSQLIIKRTFQHGRFYEPKSETSKRKIDIGPTVMTQLKKWKLASKPNDLDLVFSNEEGMPIDKNNLVKRYYEPALRRAGLRRIRFHDLRHTFASLLIDQGEHPKYIQNQLGHSSINVTMDVYGHLMNTVNQESAKRLDSVIFKNNGSNLVANEEKAKVINL, encoded by the coding sequence ATGGCGTGCATAAAAAAGAGGCGGGGGCGCTGGGTCATTGATTTTTATGACCAGCATGGAAAGAGAAGGTGGAGCACATTAAAGGAAGGGGCAACAAAAACAGAAGCAAATAAAGTCATGCAGGATATTTTAAAACAGGTTGATCATGGGTCATATTTACCTGATAAAAAGATTCCTTCCTTTGAAAAGGTTGCAGAACAATGGCTTAAGAATAAGAAAATATCACTTAGAGAGCATACCTTTGATGCATATGAATGCCATGTAAGAAGAAATCTTCAACCCTTCTTTGGCACTACTAAAATTACATGGATAAACTATCCCTCTATAACAAAATTCATTTCCTATGAGACAGAGAGGGGAGCTTCAATACCCCATATTAAGAAATCCCTGATTATGCTTAATGGAATTATGAAGTATGCTGTAAGGCAGAGGTATATAGATTATAACCCTGTTCAGGATGTTGAAAAACCAAAGGGGCATTCAAGGTATAATGAATCGGATGAAATGGATATTTTCAGGCCGGATGAAATCAGGCAGTTATTTGATAATACTGAAGGTTTAAAATACAAGACTCTCTTTATGGTGGCTGTTATGTCGGGAGCGCGACAGGGTGAAATATTGGGACTTAAATGGGCTGATATTGACTGGTACAACTCCCAGTTAATAATAAAAAGAACTTTTCAGCATGGCAGGTTCTATGAGCCTAAAAGCGAAACATCAAAAAGGAAGATTGATATAGGCCCAACTGTAATGACTCAATTGAAAAAATGGAAATTGGCAAGCAAGCCTAATGACCTTGATCTTGTTTTCTCCAATGAAGAAGGGATGCCCATTGACAAAAATAACCTTGTAAAGCGGTATTATGAACCCGCATTGAGAAGGGCAGGGCTCAGGAGGATACGCTTTCATGATTTAAGGCATACCTTTGCAAGCCTTTTAATAGATCAGGGCGAACACCCGAAATATATCCAAAACCAGTTGGGGCACTCATCAATAAATGTCACGATGGATGTATATGGACACCTTATGAACACTGTCAATCAGGAGTCTGCTAAACGGCTTGATTCTGTGATTTTTAAAAATAATGGTAGCAATTTGGTAGCAAATGAGGAGAAGGCAAAAGTGATAAATCTGTAA
- a CDS encoding peptidylprolyl isomerase produces MCRKMAAALPVTLMVIMMFFSIALADADRVAIVNGKDIPKDEYEREISRIKNQISAQGGEIAESEMAELKKQVMENLISMELLYQTSLERGGTVDQALIDNEWAQVTSRYPDRNDLKKALDDLKITEEIIKAQIKKGLTVNTFIEKNFVEKTVIPESEAKAYYDNNAERFNKPESVRASHILIKVEPAEDETKKKAARAEIEKIQAKVKAGEDFAALAKETSQCPSSKEGGDLGVFTRGQMVKPFEEAAFALAQGAVSDIVETEFGYHLIKVTEKQAAGKYSFDEVKVNLTNYLKETKVKKDLSDFVKGLRDKAKIETF; encoded by the coding sequence ATGTGTAGAAAAATGGCAGCCGCCCTCCCGGTTACCCTGATGGTCATTATGATGTTTTTCTCTATAGCATTAGCAGATGCTGACAGGGTTGCCATCGTTAATGGCAAGGATATCCCTAAAGATGAGTATGAAAGGGAGATTTCAAGGATCAAAAATCAGATATCTGCCCAGGGTGGAGAGATTGCCGAATCGGAAATGGCCGAGTTAAAAAAACAGGTTATGGAAAACCTTATCAGCATGGAGCTTTTATACCAGACCTCCCTTGAAAGAGGGGGCACAGTGGATCAGGCATTGATAGATAATGAGTGGGCACAGGTCACATCCAGATATCCTGACAGGAATGACCTGAAAAAGGCCCTGGATGATTTAAAGATAACAGAGGAGATAATAAAGGCCCAGATTAAAAAGGGGCTTACAGTTAATACATTTATTGAAAAGAATTTTGTTGAAAAAACAGTGATACCTGAGAGCGAGGCAAAGGCATACTATGACAACAATGCAGAGCGGTTTAATAAACCTGAATCGGTTAGAGCAAGCCATATTTTAATCAAGGTGGAACCTGCTGAAGATGAAACAAAGAAAAAGGCTGCCAGGGCAGAGATAGAAAAGATACAGGCAAAGGTTAAGGCAGGTGAGGATTTTGCCGCCCTGGCAAAGGAAACCTCCCAGTGCCCGAGCAGCAAGGAGGGTGGAGACCTGGGTGTATTTACAAGGGGTCAGATGGTTAAGCCCTTTGAAGAAGCCGCATTTGCCCTTGCACAGGGCGCTGTGAGCGACATTGTGGAAACCGAGTTTGGGTATCACCTCATAAAGGTTACTGAAAAACAGGCTGCAGGCAAATACAGCTTTGACGAGGTAAAGGTTAACCTTACAAATTACCTGAAGGAAACAAAGGTCAAAAAAGATTTGAGTGACTTTGTTAAAGGGCTCAGGGATAAGGCAAAGATAGAGACCTTTTAA